A stretch of the Lactuca sativa cultivar Salinas chromosome 9, Lsat_Salinas_v11, whole genome shotgun sequence genome encodes the following:
- the LOC111905065 gene encoding gibberellin 2-beta-dioxygenase 1, protein MVAISKPPLEQLFVKPCKPNNNNSPSFPTIPLIDLSKSESKQLLVKACQDFGFFKVVNHGVPMKLISKLESEAVKFFSSPLSVKQKAGPPNPFGYGNKLLGQNGDFGWVEYLLLNAKLDSDNKNPTLSFFEEHPEKFQSLVNDYVTAVKKMACDILELLADELKLQQRNVFSKLLMDEESDSVFRLNYYPPCPELQEHEPKGRKLIGFGEHTDPQIISVLRSNNTSGLEISLRDGSWMSVPPDSNSFFINVGDSLQVMTNGRFKSVKHRVVANSVKSRMSMIYFGGPPLSEKIAPLPSLMEREEASLYKEFTWFEYKKSAFNSRLSDNRLGRFEKKNLVVLS, encoded by the exons ATGGTGGCCATTTCCAAACCCCCACTCGAACAGCTCTTCGTCAAGCCCTGCAAACCAAACAACAACAACTCCCCAAGTTTTCCAACTATTCCCCTGATTGACCTCTCCAAATCTGAATCAAAACAGCTCCTCGTTAAAGCCTGTCAAGATTTTGGATTCTTCAAGGTTGTCAATCATGGCGTTCCAATGAAACTTATCAGTAAACTTGAATCAGAAGCCGTTAAGTTCTTCTCCTCTCCTCTTTCTGTCAAACAAAAAGCTGGTCCACCCAATCCCTTCGGATATGGGAACAAACTTCTTGGCCAAAACGGTGATTTTGGTTGGGTTGAATATCTTCTTCTCAACGCCAAACTCGATTCCGATAACAAAAATCCAACCCTCTCCTTTTTTGAAGAACACCCAGAAAAATTCCA AAGTCTTGTGAATGATTACGTGACAGCAGTGAAGAAGATGGCTTGTGATATTCTTGAATTATTAGCAGATGAATTGAAACTCCAGCAACGAAATGTATTTAGCAAACTGTTAATGGATGAAGAAAGCGACTCTGTTTTCAGGTTGAATTACTATCCGCCATGCCCAGAGCTTCAAGAACACGAACCGAAAGGAAGGAAACTGATTGGATTCGGAGAACACACAGACCCACAAATCATTTCGGTTTTGCGATCCAACAACACTTCGGGTCTGGAAATATCATTGAGAGATGGGAGTTGGATGTCTGTTCCTCCTGATTCAAACTCCTTCTTCATAAATGTTGGAGATTCGTTACAG GTAATGACAAATGGAAGATTCAAGAGTGTGAAGCATAGAGTGGTGGCAAATAGCGTGAAAAGTAGGATGTCAATGATTTATTTTGGAGGACCACCTTTGAGTGAGAAGATAGCACCATTGCCTTCACTTATGGAAAGAGAAGAAGCCAGCTTGTACAAAGAATTCACTTGGTTTGAATATAAAAAATCAGCTTTTAATTCAAGATTGTCTGACAATAGACTTGgacgttttgaaaaaaaaaatcttgtagTCTTGAGTTAA